atctgtctatcaaattactttatacctttctacGAGCTAATTCTTTCTCCTTCcaccatatccttatatgcagtctttcttttatatattactaccatcgAAGTAACTGCTTttgtgaatttggtgttcatcttgatgTACTAATGAGTTATGACAATTTGGACCTATACatgtatgtgcctggtcctacgttgtagatgactgaacTTGAACCAATGCACATATGTACTAGGTTATCCTCAGGTTGTGACTAACTGATTAACTGCCTAATTTCTGTTGTTTTTCGATAGTTCCCATTCTGAAACCAACCACTAATGTAAACTTTATTCAAAttaaacaatcttcacaaattccGCATACAATTTTTATCTGTATTTGCCTCGATACCCACTTGTTTCAGGCATGGAAATTCTACTTGTTCGGTGCAATACATAAATCTAAACATCACACCTCTTCCGATGAATCAAATATCTCATTGTGTTCCTAACAAACTCGTAGGCTCCAAATTTATTTGAAGACATCAACTCAACAATAACTTATGTATAAAAACCATGCTTATTCGGATACAGCTCATCGTAATGTAGATAGCTTGTCGTCGGGGTTATCAATCAAGCCCAGTATTTTCGCGTGAGATTTCTGTGATTCACTTACACTTAAATCTATGGGTTTACTATGGTTTGAGTGGGAAATCACTCACATTCAACCCTCATAAATTCAGAGTAGATTAGTATCTAGATATTCACCTGAACTGTAGGGTAGATTCAGTCATTTCGATACTCAGTATGAAAAATTAAATCAATCTAGCATTACCATAAGCGCTACATTAATTCGGTCTGTTTGTCAAGACCAAAATCTCGTCTACTTTTGAAGACTTTTCAAGGAAAAACCTAGCAAAGCTCTGTTTTCTTTGCTCTAAACTCGTGACTTCGTACTAGCAATATTAAggagaaaaatatttatttagatttaGTTGAATATTCAAATGCCTGAACTTTTTTAACAGCTTGATTAGCCTTGGAAGTGTCTTTGCTGATGTTATGGTGCATCATTGCATAAAAATTACTCAGCTTCGGCAACAATCATACTAACCATTGGCTTCATAAGGTACTTTTTTGATAAAAAAGGGAGATAGCGTGAACAATTAGGCACAAAAGTGCTTTTTGGCCTAATATTTCACCTTCTTGTGGCGGAACTTTCCTGGTGGATGACTTGATATGGCATAGTTTAACAATttagcccccgaatgccctgatacggtcgagagtggggagagtccgctctccatctccaaatgctctcacatggccacacgtatatagcctctgccagggaagtcctactcactgccctctcgtggcgggggtgttgtttacgaagttcagaggacgaaaagtgaatgtccggcgctttgatcgggttggtggacacggaatttcacctaagggagttggaaaaccctgattccaaaccaatggtgcccATGGGCGCCAGTATCGCAAGGgaacgaatcaatcgttggtcaccggctactatgagattgcatctccttacgttgctccactgccttgtggattagacttctaGGTCAGAGGCTCGgggagtggccccctaagaaaaccacctgtttcggctTGGGCACCTGGggagtatcatagccctcacacaattaaatgaaatgacaattttttgtatggcgcatatatatctggttcccctttgtaccaatatttatgtgtttaaataaataaataaattcaacaaTACTGCTACTGAATATCTGGACGCTTAACCCTGAAAACGAGAAAGAGGACGATAATTGTCTGCAGTAGTCATATGTTTGATTACAGATAATGGTAGACGTGTTGGGTACATGGATTTTGTAAGGATGCCTAGCTGGACGTTTTCAGCTAAAAGTATCTGTTGACATTAACAAGGTCAGGAAAATTATCGATCGTCCGCTAAGCTAAACTCCACGTGGTAGGGTCGTGAGACCAATTTTATGTTCCCATCCAGAAGACAGAGTTAATCGTTAGTTAACATTTCTATTAGCCCAGGATTCCTGTATCTACTTTTAGATCAGGGTGCCGTATGGCGAATATAGATAATTTTACTCTCCAATCGTCTTTATCCTCATTTCATGTCGTCttggaaaaaaatatataaagattCTACAATTCAATATTTGGTAAAATCCCCATTTCGCCATTAGCTTTTCTGGAGCTATTCGGTGTGGTTTTGAGAATGCAGATTGTCTTGTTGTAGAGATTAGGTGTACAGCATTACTGGCTGGATATGTTAATTTCATTATTGCTTGGGTAAGTTCGGGGTATTTGTTGAGTATTGATTGAAAGTACGAATCCACTATATACGTGAATGTAACTGAATGTAAGGTACAACCGGATAATGTTATGCTGCCAATCTTATTTCGTATTATGCCGCTTAATACATGGTTATCACAATAATATCTAGGCAGatcaaagaaacaaacaaatcaaGTGTACTGTGTACATTTACTTATCAAACATCTGTTACATATCTTTTCGTACTCTTTCTCATACAATCTTTTTAAAAGCCATTGGTTATCAACTGATTTTGATGTATTGTAGTGATATTTCAGGCTTTCTATTGCTTGTTGAAATATGATAACATCTTCCTTTACATGCTTTCAGTCTTTTAAATAAATAGGATTTTTGTATTCCGTGATGACTTCCGAGTAATACACAACTTATGTTACTTTTGCTATTATCTCAGTGTGAAGACACTACAATAGATGTAATCATATTTGAAGTATAAGCATATAGTACAGAATTATTAGCATTTCACATTGTGCCTTCTCAGGGGTCTTTCTCATGTGAAGAGGACTGGTAGTTTAAATTCtttgataatatttaaaaaGTTACTCACAATGTTGTTAATGGATTTACTGTTTTTTTTCCTGTTTGTTTTAAACATGTAACTTTGCACTCATTGTTCCGTTTCCACTCATATCTTtgtaaattttaatatttttaaattattattttccttACCATTACATAACGTAATTATCTAAATCGATGCACTATCTATAGTAGATAAAATCTTGTGTGGTTACGCGGTTTTTGTTTTGTACTGATCGTGATAACCAAAAGTTAAGCGAAAATCTGAATGGTATCAAGATTCAGATACTGACAGATCATTGCTTCAACTTTTGTTACAAATATTTGGTTCCCCATCAACTTCAATTATGTCGTTCTATAGATTCATTAAAATTCGCTAATTTTAGAAATAGTGAGTAGAAAAGCGAGTTGTTTAAATAAAGATGTTATTGTTTGTGGTACGTAACGAGACTAAGTTGTTGTTTTCAAAACTAGTTTTAAGTCGATATATTTGTTGATTAATCATGTCTAATCTATATTCATTGCAGTAACTATTCAACACGTGAATGGAATAATAATTGACCATCCATTTCAAGTATAAAGAATACAGATTACTAATGATGCGTTTCTTATGTTTCATTCTTGTGGCATAATGATATTTCTAGTATTGTTTTATCTATTATATCACGTATAATCGTTCATTATTGAAGTGCGTCCAGAAGTGAAATTCCCCTGTGTTAatcttaataatttttatttgatttatcgttattattttcgGAGGATTTCAGTTGTGTATTGTATGGCTGCACATTTTGTTACACCAGTTAGGATATTTACATAGGTCTGACATTTTTAGTTGTATACGTGTTAATCGGTCTATCTATCCATATCTATTTGTTTTTGCTTGCTTCTAGGTCGAGTTGGAACAGCTGTTGCATTACGAGCCCAAGCTTTTGGATTTCATGTAACATTTTACGATCCTTATCTTCCAGATGGGATCGAACGATCATTAGGTATCGAACGTGTTTACAGTCTTCAAGATCTACTATTTCAGAGTGATTGTGTCACTTTGCATTGCTCGCTTAATGAACAAAATCGCCATATGATCAATGAGCATACAATAAAGTTAATGAGACCGGGTAAGATATTTATACTATAGATGTAATGATGTTGGAATTTTCTAGCTCAGTCGAATAATCTTTGTGTTTTAGAGTTCTCTGCGCTAGACAGTTTTATTTCAAACCTTTCACTGATATTAATCAGTGTAGACAACGGCGGGCGTGAATTCAATTGAGAATACATCAGAATTCTGAATCGAAGGCATTCTAATAATGTCAGAGAACTTCTGGAATCATGGCATTCAGATCAATTAGCACTTAACGGGCACATTGAATTAGACCCGATTCATCAATCCATTTGAAGGATGTCGATCGACATGGTCAGAGGTTGACAGAAAAGGACAGCCTATTTGAATACGGGGACTATAATGAAAACAGCCTATGACGGTAGCCAATCACAAACAAGGGCAACGGAACGAACTGACTTACAACTCGTGGGTTAACTTAGAAGCTCACTTCTACATGACGTATGTGCTAATGATGTGGTTTTGAACGACAATGAAAATTTCTCAATTCAACTGTCTAGTTCAGAGAACTCAACAACACCGATATTATGGATAAGACCAATCAGtacctgtttatatatatatatatagtatatcaataattctttaaaaaaatcataGATAAGATCAAAATTCAACGGTTGGATGCTGAGCGATGAAGTAAGATATTTCGTTCAGGCGACTGCGACCATTGAATGTTGATCGAttctaaaataaatttaaaatgtaaataaattatttttcgtAGTATATCGTGATGTAATCCTGATTTACAGGGTTTAgaaaaatactaaatgaaattaaacaaaatacaatGAATTTTCAATGGATCCTATTAAATAGACTCTATCTTTCTGTAGTatggatatatattttttatatgaaaagcACCGCAGTACATTATAGCTGATGGACTTTCTCTGTCCACCAacgcggttaaagcgccggacattcgcttttcgtcctctcaatttcgcaaacaacacccccgccacgagaaggcagtgagtaggacttccctggcagaggctatatacgcgtggccatgtgagagcatttggagatggagagcggactctccccactctcgaccgtaccagggcatttgggcgcCCCATCATAATATGAATAATCATTTCTTGATTGTTGTCTTGCTTTAAAAAATGATTTGTTTGTAAACCTAGATGAAAAATGACTAGTCTTGTTCATTGTGGTAACATATTAGTCAGTATATATTTGAACACACTTTTATAATTTTGCAATATAACAAACTCTACTGAAGTTACCTTTTTTGTATCGATCCACTCAACTACTCCTATAGAACAAGTTGCACTGGGAAATGATTTAGGAATGTACTTTTCTTTGCTCGCGAACGCTTTCCAGCGTGTCCAAGCTAAGTAGTAGTTAAAACGGTCAATAGTTCTATCCTAGTTCATTTCGTTCAAACGGGTTTTACAGCCAGCGTGAATTAATCATATGCCATAATCTTCTATCGCCTTAGTAATTACCTGTCAAGATTAGTTAGACTCAGTATCCTAAAAACCTCAAAAGCAATGGCTGTTCAGATTAAAAAAGCTGTAGCTTGATGTGGTAAAGCAATACGTTTGGTCATTTTTACCTCGGTCAATTTCAGGCCGAAAAGTTAAAATTCATCTTGATTtttggatgacctaatttgactagtTCGCATGAAGCCTTCTCATATGGATTCGGATGACTTAGATTTATCGTATTCAAattttattatcgttattattagtTTCGTAGAATTGAATTAACAATCATTTCATCCTACTTTATTCATATCACTCCATACTCTACGTTGCTTTCGACTTCAGTCTATTTTTCCAATTCACAATGATCGTTTAATCAACACTTCATTGTTCAATCATATATCTCTGGCTAGCATACTATCATTAACATTTTTCGCAAGACTACCATATGAATACTCTCATTGGTGTAAACTTAAATACTAAATCAGATAACTTACATTTGTAGTCATTGTTTTAGGTATTACTGATCACGTAAACACGTGAAGAATTTAACTAGCAATCATTTTTTACATTACGTAAATTTCGACTAAACATTTGATCTCATTTGCAATCACATAATTATTTCTCTCATCCTATGTTATCAAGATATCCTGATTATTAATCTTATAATTTTAATTGACATTTAAATGTATACAAGTTAACAGTACATAGTAGTCACTTTAATATCAACGgtccatcagtcagtcagtcacacgcaacgtagaacctgagaCATGTACATGGGTTCAAGTTATCACCTTAGTACACctcaataaaattatttcaaaacgAATCCCAGAGTGGTAGAATTGGTATCAGTATCAGTAGTATTAAAAAGGACTAGGTATAGAAAAATCAAAAAAGGTGTAAGGAGATTTTAGGacttaaattttaaaaagaCGCAAGGAGTGAATGCACCCCCACCATTACAAACGATTCTGAACTATGCCACTCAAATTCTCCAACCATGGGCTACGGTAATCACGCGAActtcaaccaagtagtctaaaTCTATTAACAAAGTTCAGTTCATTTGTCAATCACTTTGTAAACTGGTGCTATGTCTTGGTTTGGTCCgcccttagctttcttccagtATCAATGCCAATTATTTTATTCCGCCAACAATATCAAATTCATATGGTGTCATATTCAAAAGATGCATTTTTCTTAACCATGCTTTtagattaaatattttaaatatgtaATGCTGGAGAAACTTACTAAAagttattaaaaagaaaattcgTTCagttcatattccttttatcttAATAAAATAGAAACTTTAGAAATAATTGGTTTTCCACGTCCGATTAGTCTTacgtactacttatgtcgacagacataagtagcatgcaccacaCTAATACcattagtactactactactgctaatgCTAATACTGTTGCTACCACTACGGATACTGGTTATGCTACTAATGCTTATCTGGTATTTGTTCTAATAATTTCATCTCACCGTGCTTATATGGTGTGGGGACTGGACCCGTTCCATATATTTCTCAGGTGCTTACTGAATTTCTGAACTACTTACAGTTCACTGTATCAGACTAACAAAGCGTCACAATAACTCACTTTCATTATCGGTTTGAGTTTGATGATAGACAAAGAAAAGGTGATAAAAGGGTAATTAATTTCTAAACTTAGTTATTAATACTTTACTTATTAGTCGAGTAATCACCTAaagttttttctttttaaggTGCATTTTTAATCAATACTGCTCGAGGTGGTTTAATTGATGAGGTAGCCCTTGCTGCTGCACTTAAAGAAGGTCGAATCCGTGCTGCGGCATTGGACGTAACAGAGACAGAACCATTTGTTTGGAGTAATAGTAAGTTTTTTGCTGTATAATTTGGTATAATTCATGTATTGTTGAGAATTTCGCAGTTAAATTCATGTCAAAAATTATGATTGATCCAATTCTTTATATCAGTGATAAGTTTTTTGGGAATTGTGTTGTTTTAATATGTCATAATAAACCGGTTGTCATATGTTGGAATAATGAAAGTAATCGACACCAAGCTCTGAACTATAAGCTATTTAGTTCATTTTACATGGTACAGGTACAGGCTTTGAGCAGTACTTAAAGTTCGGGAGATTGTGATACTACTCGGTTGTTTAAACCAAAGTGAGCGAAGCGAGTTTCAAACCTTCATCTTAGTGACTGAAATCCGAATACCCTACTCACCGAGACACTGcttcacttcacatttcaacaaAGAAAACGTATTCTGTCTCTTATTTGGATGTAAATCATTCAGTGAGGTCTGAAATATTGCTGTTAAACTGTCCGGATAACGACCTACTTCCAAGTTGCCGGTTTTTAATCCTGAAATGTTTATTACAATAGGTACTTTCTTGAACCAGAACTAAACTATTTGATGTATTCGAATAAACAATGGTATTATGTATGTTTAACAGAACAAAAGCGTTTCTTGCGGTCGGGACTGGAAAAGGTCGTAACCATATGCGAATGTAATGTACTAGAATCTAAGAATAAAGTGTGTAATTGTGTTTGAACTAGATTTCTGTCAACTTTGAAAATTCATCCCACTTCAAAATGATGTGAATTATGGATTCacttaatttaaatattttcttattataGGTGCTTTAAAAGATGCTCCAAATCTTATTGTAACACCTCATATGGCATTTTACAGTGAATCAAGTATGCGTGAAATGCGTGAGGCAGCTGCAAATGAAATCCGAAGAGCTATTTTAAATCGTATTCCAGACTGTCTTCGAAACTGTGTCAATAAAGAATTTATGCCGAATGGTGGTTCGTCATTATTTTCTCACGGTTGTTCCAACAATAGCCTAtcaaataatatcaataataatcccCTGGTTAATAACAATCATCTATCCCTTGGAGCAGGTATACCTGGTGTTAATGCTCTCAATAGCAGTGTAGCTTCAGGATTAGAAAACGCCGCACGTGGTTTACATCCAGCAGCTGCAGCTGCCGCGTTTGGTCTTTCAGCAGGTCTTTTCTCTTCTGCTGCAGGTGGAGGTTGTGGTCTTGGGGTAGGTGCTAACAGTCTCCCCTTCCCTGCTAACCTAATTGGTGGATCAGGAATAGGTCTATCAAATGCCGGTGGTGGAGGTATTCTCACCAACAGCGGTGGTCCAACAACAATCCCGGCCCTTCCTCCCCCTCCTGCCGTTGCCGCAGCCGCCGCAGCTCATCTAGCTGGCCTTCCTCCTGTCTCAGCGTACGCCAacttctttcctcctggattaGCCGCTGGTTTAGGCCTTCCTCTCCCCCCTCCACACGCCGCATCTCTAGCCGGAGTAACTGGATCCTTAGGAGGTACAACCACTGGGTCTTCAACGAGTGCAGCCTCAGGCAATTGTACTAATAATTCTACTTCTGGCTCAGGAGGTCAGACAGTCAGTTCCCCTTCACCTGCAACCAGTGGTTGTATCCCCGGTGTATCCAGCAGTACTTTTGATAGCGTACATGCTAGGCTCGCTGCTGCCGCTAGTCTTGTTGCTTCGGGTCTAAATCCGAGGTGagtattaaaatttattctcGTTGCATTAATTTCGTTgttcatttgtaaataatttacagcttaaaataaaaattttagcACTGAAAAAAAGTACTTGCAGCTTCTTGCGCTTGATACAGTTGATTGATTTTTATTGACTAAGGGGCAgaagttatttacttacttaagaCTTACTTTCCTGTCATGTAGCAGTATGTGTGTTCTTGTATGGTACATATGTTTTATACTTTTACATCAGTGTAGTTAACATAATAAAGTGGGGATTGTTTTCACTCATAAAAAAGTTTGGAGTTCATATTGGTTAGCTATATAACCAAAAAGACAAATACGTGAAAGTTTCAGAATTTTAAAATTGGGTAACTTCAAAATGATTACACCTCTGATATTGATATACATAACAGATTAGGCTATATGCTTCAGTTATTGCGAATTAATCCACTCTATTATTGTTGATACATGGTACGTGTGTTGTTGCACCATCATTCTAATTCCATGATACTAGTTTGAAATTCATCGGAAATATGGAAGTTGACTAGGGAAATCTTGCCACATGTATGTTGTATTTACTCGAAAAACATGCTATTTAAGCTGTATgacaaattttgtttttatcatgCTTTTTGTTCACGAATTTATTTTAGAACAAAAGATATATCTAGGCGATCTATTTAGTCGTCTTCTAATTTTTAACAGTAAATTAATAATAGCACCTTCAGAGTAATTACTACCTATAATGAAATGTAAGGGTTTATTCTCTGTCGAATATCGGTTTGATGAAAGAAATATTAATctctttccagttttttcctttaaagtgataattatttataaaaaagtACCATTGCTAGTATTTAACATGTAAATGTAGTTGACTTTGCTTTTTCCTATTTTCTCTTCCAGATCCTCATGATACTACGCTTATCAAAATTAATCAAAAGGTGTAAAGTGAACAAACTATATAAATGTTTTGCTAACTTTGAACTATAAGGGGATTTGTTTTTCCTATCCACCTACCATGCGTACGTGTATCGCATGTGTACTTCGTGCATTAATAAAATGTTGtgttatgatttatttttttaaattaaaaatttatatatCTACTCAGTGTGTTggaattcattcatttgtttaatCAAAAACAGTTGGTTAGAAGCATTTGTTGAGGGTCGGGTGATTACAGGAGTATATTTTTGACTTACTGTAGTTAATGCTTAATCGAGCCGTGCCAGTTTCGAAAATTTTATAGAGGTGTTAGTCATAATGCGTAAATTTTGACTTATTGTCGCTGATCGTAACGTATATATGAGGATTTTAATTCAGAAATGGAAAACAGATGGTGGTCAAGTGTTCTGAACTTTAGAAGCAGTCATTGTAAATTGAGTGAAGAGTCTAACGATTGTTGTTCTAAACTTTCATTATTTCACATTTGTGCCGAAGTCGGTAAACTAGTTTCACTGTTTACTGGGCAGAAGTGTCGAGCTTTTTATTAGACAAAGTAAACTGTGCTGTGGATTTTATGATTAGCTTTCTTAACGAAGTCGTTCTGTGAGTCCAAAAGTATCCGATTTTATCatcaataagtaatatattcagTTGCAATATGTACCAATGAAACTGTAGTCAATAAGTTAGTTTGAAAGCACCGAGATTCTTCGAAAAGTATTCTAGGTCGTTTATAAGAGCGCCACACTTAGAAGTGATTGTGATTAACTGACTATCATAAATCATTTTCCACTTGTCAGGATCCACGGAGTTAAGACACGAAGACAACTGTATTATATTATACTTGACATTTCATACTGTTCTGAAGGATTGTATTGCTGTCCAATAGATTTCTTTAAATGATTAGTACAGCAGACATTAGTGTGAAAAACGTCAAAAATACTGATGGCATTCTTCAGATATGTATCACAATAGTTTCATTAGGACATCCGAAGTACAGGATGAGGTTATTCAGACGGGATTTATTTCTTGGACAATTTACTCAAAGACTGGTTAATAAGGAAGAATCACTCTCAAATTTATAGccatttgatttattttgtagTCTAAGTGTTGCTGATAAACATGCACAACCCTTGATTTACggtgaattcatgagttaatgtAGATTCTAAGTATTTTTCCAGAAGTGAAGAGGTTATTCATTGTATAAGAAAAATGTGACGGGTTATTTAACCTTGTGGTGGATTTCGTAATTGCTCAAACCTACACAAAAAATAGGAGACAATGATACAATTATATACTGTGcatggcggcctgcttgaacatctggacTACATGTTCCTGACatatagatatttcaacaacttatctgattttgtttgtttcaatacatcgttatggctattaatcgcataacctattcaggtgcgtttctgaaaagtgtacaacctttcgttgtacaagttacaaaaggcccaatcagagatatcgtggttgctggcaatatacagagaaaataatgtacattatttagatgtcgatttattcgactgctaacttctaactggtgatcactcaatagttATCGTATGGTCTACCAGCCTTTCTGGCAGTTAAATTCATTTTTCCAGACTTAGTATCAGCCCCATGTTTCCGTGGGGGAATCGCGGAGGTCACAGATCTTGATGCTAAGGCATTATATCAAAGGTAAGGTTGATGGTCATCAAGTCTTATACACTATCAAGTACTAGAAGTGCAATAAATAGCGTTCAAACACCTCGTAGTTTAAACTGGTTTAATCACTCTTGAGGAGATTGACGGTCATTCCTCAGTTATTTTATAGGGAAGACTGTTCACTCTTTACTCGCATATTTGGAGCTGTTT
This portion of the Schistosoma mansoni, WGS project CABG00000000 data, supercontig 0172, strain Puerto Rico, whole genome shotgun sequence genome encodes:
- a CDS encoding subfamily S1B unassigned peptidase (S01 family), whose protein sequence is MSLHRSSNGPPPAKPLVALLDGRDCTIEMPLLKDVATVAFCDASSTSEIHGKVLEEAVGALMWHTISLTREDLQKFKSLKIIVRIGSGYDNIDIKAAGELGIAVCNVPGFGVEESADTTLCHILTLYRRTYWLANSLQMGKRINGPEHLKEVANGSARIRRDTLGIVGLGRVGTAVALRAQAFGFHVTFYDPYLPDGIERSLGIERVYSLQDLLFQSDCVTLHCSLNEQNRHMINEHTIKLMRPGAFLINTARGGLIDEVALAAALKEGRIRAAALDVTETEPFVWSNSALKDAPNLIVTPHMAFYSESSMREMREAAANEIRRAILNRIPDCLRNCVNKEFMPNGGSSLFSHGCSNNSLSNNINNNPLVNNNHLSLGAGIPGVNALNSSVASGLENAARGLHPAAAAAAFGLSAGLFSSAAGGGCGLGVGANSLPFPANLIGGSGIGLSNAGGGGILTNSGGPTTIPALPPPPAVAAAAAAHLAGLPPVSAYANFFPPGLAAGLGLPLPPPHAASLAGVTGSLGGTTTGSSTSAASGNCTNNSTSGSGGQTVSSPSPATSGCIPGVSSSTFDSVHARLAAAASLVASGLNPR